GTGAAGCTCTCGCGCGCGCTCCATGATCGCGTCGCTTCGGGACTTCTTCGTCGGCGGCACGAAGGTTGCAGCTCCCAAGAGAAAGAAGAGAGCGGCGAACAGGAACGGCGCTAGTGCTCCCCGGGAGTATTTCCCATCGGACGACACTGTCATCGGCATCCACCAGAAGACCGCAAGGATCAGGATCGCTATCGCCGTCTCCCAGAGCAGGATCCGAATGCCGATCCGCCAGCTCACCCAGTCACCCGCTTCCGAGGGAGCTGACCGGCCGGACTACTTCTTTTCCTTCTTCTCAGTGTCGCCGGAGAGCGCCGCGATGAAGGCTTCCTGGGGGACCTCGACGCGGCCGACCATCTTCATGCGCTTCTTGCCCTCCTTCTGCTTCTCGAGGAGCTTGCGCTTCCGGGTGATGTCGCCGCCGTAGCACTTCGCGAGGACGTCCTTGCGCATCGCGCGGATGTTCTCTCGCGCGATGATCCGGGCGCCGATGGCCGCCTGGATGGGCACCTCGAACTGCTGGCGCGGGATCAGCTCGCGCAGACGCGACGCCATCATGGTGCCGTACGCGTACGCCTTATCGCGGTGAACGATCGCGCTGAACGCATCCACCGTCTCGCCCTGGAGGAGGATGTCGACCTTCACCAGGTCGGACTCCTGCTCGCCGAACGGCTCGTAGTCGAGGGAGGCGTAGCCGGCGGTCTTCGACTTGAGCTGGTCGAAGAAGTCGAACACGATCTCGCCGAGCGGCATGGTGTAGCGGATCTCCACGCGGTCCTCGCCGAGGTACTCCATACCGAGAAGGGAGCCGCGGCGGCTCTGGCAGAGCTCCATGATGACGCCGACGTAGTCCTTGGGGGCGAGGATCGCCGCCTTTACGACCGGCTCCTCGACCTTCTCGATCTTGCCGCCCGGGAACTCGCTCGGGTTGGTGACCGTGACCGTCTTCTTGTCCTCGGTGGTGACCTCGTAGATGACGCTCGGTGCCGTCGTGATCAGGTCGAGGTCGAACTCGCGGGCGAGGCGCTCCGTGATGATCTCGAGGTGCAGCAGTCCGAGGAAGCCGCATCGGAAGCCGAAGCCGAGGGCGACCGAGGTCTCCGGCTCGTAGACGAGCGCGGCATCCGACAGCTTGAGCTTGTCGAGCGCCTCACGAAGTTCTGGGTAGTCGCTGCCGTCGATCGGGTACAGGCCCGAGAAGACCATGGGCTTGGGCTCGGTGTACCCGGGGAGTGCGACGGTGGCCGGCTTGGCCGCCGACGTGATGGTGTCACCGACCTTCGACTGGCGGACGTCCTTCACGCCGGTGATCAGGTAGCCGACCTCGCCGACGCCGAGCCCTTTGGACGGGGTGGGCTCGGGCGAGGACACGCCGATCTCGAGGATCTCGTGCGTCGCCTTCGTGGACATCATCTGGACGCGCTCGCGCGGACGCAGCTTGCCGTCGACCATACGGACGTAGGTGACAACGCCACGGTAGCTGTCGTAGACCGAATCGAAGATCATCGCGCGCGCTGGGGCGGCGGCGTCGCCCACCGGAGCGGGAATCTCGGCCACGACGCGGTCGAGGAGCGCCTCGACGCCCATGCCCGTCTTGCCGGAGACACGGAGTACGTCCTCCGGTCGGCCGCCGATGAGGCTCGCGAGCTCTTCCGCATACTTCTCCGGGTCGGCCGCGGGAAGGTCGATCTTGTTCAGCACCGGGATGATGGTGAGGTCGTTCTCCAGCGCGAGGTACAGGTTCGCAAGCGTCTGCGCCTCGATGCCCTGGGCCGCATCCACCAGCAGGATGGCCCCCTCGCACGCCGCGAGGGAGCGCGAGACTTCATAGGTGAAGTCGACGTGGCCGGGCGTGTCGATCATGTTGAGCGCGAAGGTCTGCCCGTCGGACGCCCACGGCATCCGGACGGCCTGGCTCTTGATCGTGATGCCGCGCTCACGCTCGATGTCCATGCGGTCGAGGTACTGAGCGCGCATGTCCCGGTCGGAGACCACGCCGGTGATCTGCAGCATGCGGTCGGCCAGGGTCGATTTGCCGTGGTCGATGTGCGCGATGATGCAGAAATTGCGGAGGAAGGCCGGGTCGGTCGCGGCGGGCTCGAGGGCCTGAAGAGCTCGTGGTGACATCGTCCGGCCATTCTCCCATGAACGCCCGCCGGTCGTCGTCCGGGGTCAGGGGTCAGGGGCTCCGGTCAGGCGAAACGCTCCGAACGCTCGACGACGTGGCCGCGGCCGTCCTCCCAGCGGTAGACCTCTGCCCCTCCGATGTAGACGCGCTCGGCGCGGGAGTTGACGTCGAGCGGGTCGCCCGACCAGACCACCACGTCGCCGTCGAGCCCGACGGAGAGCGAGCCGACGCGGTCGTCCAGCCGGAGGAACGCGGCGGGGTTCATCGTGAGGGCCTCGAATGCGGTCTGGCGCGGCAGCCCGTCCTTCACGGCCAGCGCCGCCTGGTACACGAGGAAGTTGATGGGGACGACGGGGTGGTCGGTCGTGATGGCGACCCGCACTCCGGCCGCAGCCAGCGTCGCCAGGTTCGCGATCGCACGGTCGCGAAGCTCGACCTTCGAGCGCGAGGTGAACATCGGCCCGAAGATCACCGGGATGTCGCGCTCGGCGAGCACGTCGGCGATCTTGTGCGCTTCGGTGCCGTGGTTCACGACCAGGCGGTACCCGAACTCGTCGGCGAGACGCAGGGCGGTCGCTATGTCGTCGTGGCGGTGCGTGTGCTGGTCCCAGGCGAGGTCGCCGTCGAGGACGCGCACCAGGGTCTCTTTAGAGAGATCGCGGTCGAACGGCTTGCCCTCGAGTTCGGCGGTGTCGCGCTGGGCACGGTAGTTCTGCGCGGCGACGAACGCCTCGCGGATGACCATCGCCACACCCAGGCGCGTGCTCGGCGTCTGGTTCTTTCCGCCGTAGACGCGCTTGGGGTTCTCGCCGAGGGCCGACTTCACGCTGACGGCCTCGCGGATGACCTGCTCGTCGATGATGCGGCCGCCCCAGGTCTTGATGGCGACGGTCTGACCGCCGATCGGGTTGCCGGACCCGGGCTTGACGACGACCGAGGTGACTCCGCCCGAGAGCGCGTCGCGGAATCCTTCGTCGTCGATGTTGATCGCGTCGATCGCGCGCACGGCAGCCGTGTTGGGCGTCGTCATCTCGTTCGTGTCGTCGCCTGCCGGACCGTTCGCCTCTTCATGGATACCCACGTGACCGTGCGACTCGATGAACCCGGGGAGGACCCACTTGCCCTCCGCATCGACCACCGTGAAGCCCTCGGGCACATCGATGTCGGAGGCCGCACCGACGGCTTCGATCACGCCGTCGCGGACGAGGACGACCCCGTTCTCGATCGGCTCCTGCGAGACGGGGACGACGTAGCCGTTGACGATGGCGATGCTTGTGCTGGTCATGGTTCGAGCCTACGCGCGCTGCATCTCTGAATCGCGGGCGGGGATAACTTGGGGAATGTTCACGCCGGACCCGCGTTGTGCACGATATGAACATCCTTCTGACCGGCGCCACCGGCTTCATCGGCTCCTACGTCCTCCCCCGTCTGCTCGAGGAAGGACATCGCGTCACCGCGCTCGTCCGCGACACCGAGAAGGCGGCCGCCGTGGAGGCGGCCGGCGCCACCGCGCTCGTCGGCGACGCGGGCGACGCGGAGCTGGTCGAGGCGACCGCGCGCCAGAGCGACGGCGTCATCCACCTGGCATCGTCCCGCGAGGTGGACGCGGTGCTCGTCCCCGCTGTGCTCTCCGGCCTCGCCGGTTCGGGCAAGCCCTTCGTGCACACCGGCGGCATCTGGACGTACGGGTCCAACGACGACATCACCGAGGACTCCCCCGCGGCTCCGCCCGCGATCACCGCGTGGCGAACGATCGGCGAGGGCCTCGTGCTCGCTGCCTCGGGCGTCCGCGGAACCGTCGTCGTTCCGTCGATCGTGTACGGCCACGGCAAGGGACTCGCGAACGTCATCGTGGATGCGCCCGTCGGTTCCGGGTCCGTGCCGGCCCTCCGGCTGATCGGCGACGGTTCCCAGCACTGGGCGACCGTGCATGTCGACGACCTCGCGGCCCTCTACGTCCTGGCGCTGGAGCGCGGCGACGCCGGCTCGACGTACATCGCTGCGAGTGGGCAGAACCCGACCGTGCGGGAGCTGACCGAGGTCGCGGCCCAGGCGGCGGGCGTCACGGGTGGAGTGGTTGCGGAGTCGGTCGAGGAGACCGCATCCCGCTTCGGCGAGGGGCTTGCCGAAGCGCTGCTGCTCGACCAGCAGGCGTCGGGACTGAAGCCGCGGATCGATCTCGGCTGGGAGCCGAACGCACCGGCATTGCTCGAGGAGCTGCTGGTCGGGTCGTACGCCCCGGCCCGCGTCTGAGTTCGAGGCCCTCGGTTCTGCGGCAGACCGTTTTGGTGGGAGGCCGCCCACGCTGGTAATGTGGTTTGTTGGCTTGCGTGTGGATGTGTCCGCACGAAACGCCGCAAGGCGCCCTCTCCGCTGAGCGGCACATCCATAACTCACTCAATAACGAAAGTGACCATTCGTGGCAAACATCAAGTCGCAGATCAAGCGCAACCGCACCAACAAGAAGTCGCAGGAGCGCAACAAGGCCGTCAAGAGCGAGCTCAAGACCGCCATCCGCGCCACCCGCGAGGCCGTCGCCGCTGGTGACAAGGTCAAGGCGACCGCGGCGCTGAGCTTCGCCGCGAAGAAGATCGACAAGGCTGCCAGCAAGGGCGTCATCCACAAGAACCAGGCGGCGAACCGCAAGTCGGCAATCGCCAAGCAGGTCGCCGCGCTCTAAGCGACGACCGACCGCGGGCCCTGCCCCGCGCCGCTAGCGAGCCCCCGCTCAGGACCCAGGTCCGTGCGGGGGCTCGCTGCATGTGCGGCGACTCGTGCGGTCGGATCAGTCGCGCCCGCGCGCGCTGATGACACGGATCATCCGCTCCAGCGCGAACACCGGGTCGCGGCCGCCGCCTTTGACGTTGGCGTCGGTCTCGGCGAGCAGCTCGATGCACCGGCCGAGGCCGTCCTCCGTCCAACCGCTGAGGTCGCGCCGGGCCCGGTCGACCTGCCAGGGTGCGAGGCCGAACTGTTGCGCGAGCTGGCCGGAACCTCCGCGCGCGCCGGAGATCTTCGCCATGGTGCGGATCTTGCTCGCGAAGGCGGCGACCATGGGCACGGGATCGGCGCCCGACGCGAGGGCGTGGCGCATGGTGACGAGCGCTTCTCCGTGGCGGCCCGCGATCGCCGCGTCGGCGACCTGGAACGCGTTGGTCTCGACGCGCCCTCCGTAGTACTTGTCGACGGTCGCTTCGGTGATCTGCTCGGACGAGTCGGACAGTAGCTGCTGGCACGCTGCCGCCAGCTCGGCGAGGTCGTCGGAGAACGCCGAGGTGATGGCGCGGAGCGCTCCGGGCGTCACCTTGCGGCCGGCTGCCGCGAACTCCGCCTGGGTGAACTCGTACTTCTCGGCGTCCTTCTTGAGCTCCGCGCAGACCACTTCGATGCCGCCGCCGGTGCCGGACCGGATCGCGTCGAGCAGCTTCTTGCCCCGGACGCCTCCGCCGTGACGGAGGGTCACCACGGTGCCGTCGGCCGGGGATTCGAGGTAGGCGAGCATGTCGGTGAGGAACGCGTCGTTGCACTTCTCGACGGCCTCGACCCGGATGAGCCGGGGCTCACCGAACAGGGAGGGGCTCGCGAGGGTGAGCAACTCCCCCGGGGCGTAATCGCCCGCGTGCAGGTCGCTGATCTCGAGACTGGGATCGTCGGCCTTGAGAGCGTCGCGCAGCGTGCGGATCGCGCGATCGGCGAGGAAGCCCTCCGACCCGGAGACCAGCACCACCGGAGCCGCGCGTACCTGGCTCCAGGGCACCTGCGGGATCGCGCTGGCGACGGCGCGCGTCTTGCCTGCGCCGGCTCGGCTGCTGCCTCGGGTTGCCACGTGTCTCCTCGTTCGTCCGGGGGCCGCCGCCGCACGGCCAGGGCATCGGAAGCGGCTCCGTATCCAGGATAGGGGCGACCACCGGCACTGGTCGTCGCCGCCCGCTCGCTCCAGAGCTGCACCCCGGAGGGACCGGGCGAGACGAGCAGCAGCCCCTGTTCGTCCGTGCGGGCGACGGCCGTGCCGGAATCCGCGAGCATCCGCAGGGCGCTGCTGGTGGGGTGACCGTACCCGTTGTGCGCTCCGACGGAGACCAGACCGAGCCGTGCGTGGAGCGCACGGTAGAGCGCGGGGCTTTGATCGGCCGAGCCGTGGTGCGCGACCTTCACCACGTCGACCGGCCGGATCACACGCGTGGCGAGCAGCGCATCCTGTGCCTCCGCGCCCAGATCGCCGAGGAAGACGGAGCGGAGGCCCCTCCCCTCGGCCTCCAGGGTCAAGCTTCCGGCGTTTCCGGTATCGACATCCGATGCCGTCGCCGCTGCGCCGGCGGTCACCGGAGCGGGCGGCCAAAGCAGCCGCCAGGACAGGGTGCCCAGCGTTCCCGCCATTCCGGCGTGCCCGCGCTCGATCGGTACCCCGGCCGCTTCGAGCACGGCGAGGGTGCGCGTGTCGGCCTCTCGAACGGGTCGCTGGACGATCGCACGCGCAGCGCGGTCCGCGACTCCGGCGACGCCGCCGACGTGATCGGCGTCGAAGTGCGTGAGAAGCAGGAAGTCCAGTCGGTGGATGCCGAGACGATCGAGGCAGGCGGCAGCCGGGCCCGGCTCCCGGCCGACGTCGATCATGGCGACCGCGTCGCCGTCGCGCAGCAACACCCCATCTCCTTGCCCGACGTCGCAGGCCGCGATCTGCCAATCGCCCGGGAGGGCGAGAGCCCGGCCGATGACGTTCCCGCCGAGCGCCCCCGCATAGACCGCCGCGCCGATGCACAGCGTCACCACCGCGGTGACCGACACGACCCGGGGGGCCGTCCGGCCCAGCACGATCACGCTCACTGCCACCAGGACGACGGCGCTCAGCGCGACCCCGACCGCTCCCGCGGCCCACGGAAGCGCCACCCCTGGAAGTCCTGAGGTGAACGCGGCGACCTGGGCGATCCAGGCGGAGGGCAGCCACGCCAGCCACACGACGATGGCGCCCAGCGCCGGGACCCACGGCAGCAGGAGACATGCGATGCACCCGAGCACAGTCGCGACCGGCGCCGCCGGCTCGGCGAGGAGGTTGGCCGGGATACCGAAGAGCGAGAGGGTCGGCGTCAACAGCACGAGCACCGGCTGGCAGGCCAGCTGCGCCGCGGTCGGGACCGCCAGTGCGATGGCCACCGCACGCGGCATCCAGCGCGAGAGGAGGCGGCTGAGCGGTCCGGCCAGAACCAGCAGCCCCGAGGTGGCCAGCACGGAGAGGGCGAAGCCGTAGTCGCGCGCGAGCCACGGGTCGTGCACGAGCAGGACGATCGCGGCCAGGGACAGCGCGGGCACCCCGTCCGCCGGGCGTCCACGGGCCAGGCCGATTAACAGGACGGCTGCCATCGCCGCCGCGCGCAGGACGCTCGCGCCCGGCCCGACCAGTGCGACGAACGCCCCGAGCGCGAGGAAGGCGGCGACGACGCGGAGTCGGCGACCAGCGCCCGCGAGTCGCGCGAGAGCAAAGACCAGACCGATCACCAGCGCGCAGTTCGCTCCGGACACCGCCGTGAGGTGGCTCAGCGATGATGCTTTCATCGCTTGGTCGAGCTGGGGACCGACGGCGGTCTCGTCGCCGATGGCGAGACCGGGCAGGAGTGCGCCACCGTCGCCGGGGGTCTTCTGTGCGGCCAGGGCGAACGTGCCTCGGAGTGACGCGGTCCAGGCGAGCCAGGCCGGCGGCTGCTCGATGATCTCGACGCCCGGGTCGCCTCGCGCGCTCACCGTGTACGTGGTCGCTTCTCCCGCCTCGTTCCGGAGTACCCGGCCGTGGACGCGCAGGACCACGCCGAGCGCGACGGACCGCGCGTCCTCCTCGCTCGCCGGGAAGAGCACCGCCACGGGGACGGACGCGGATTGCGTGTCGGCGTGCCCGCGCACACTCCACCGGGCTTCGCCGCCGAAGCCGGAGGCCACGCGCTGCGGTGCGCGTTCGACACGCACCAGCTCCTCGGTGGTCGCCGACTGCTCGGCCGCCGCATCCAGAGCGTCGGAGGCGCGCCCGGGCGCTTGGGTTGCGATGGCGGCGGAACCGAGGGCCGTGGCCGCCGCCACGAGCGCCACGATCGGAGCGAGGCGTTCCGGGGACATGCGCGACGGCTCTCGAGGCAGCGAGGCGCGCGATGCGTGGGGCCGTGCCACGGCCCACACCGCAAGACCCGCCATGCTGGCGGCCGCAATAGCCGCAGTCGCAGCGACCGCCCAGCCCGCGCTCGGCACCCCGACCACGACCGCGCAGGTGATCCATAGCGCCACCGCGGGGATGGCCAGGCGCAGGTCGGGCATCAGACCACCACGCGGTCTTTGAGTCCGTCAAACAGCTTCTGCCCGATCCCGGAGACCTTCAGTAGGTCCGCTGGCTTCACGAACCGGCCGTTGGCCTGCCGCCAGTCGAGGATGCGCTGGGCGAGCGCGGGACCGATGCGCGGAAGGGTCTCGAGCTCGGCCTGCGTCGCCGTATTCAGGTTGACGGCGGCGGCACCCCCGCCCGTGCCGGAACCGCCGCCGGCCGCGGGGGCACCGGCCGACGCCGCCCCGGCGGCCGGAGCCTCGCCCACGCGGAGAACGACGAGCTGCTCACCGTCGCTGACCGGGCGCGCCAGGTTGAGCGCGGCGGGGTCGGCGCCGTCCGCGAACCCGCCGGCGGCGGCCACAGCATCCACGACACGCGCCCCGGCCGCGAGGACGACGAGTCCCGGCGTGCGCACCGCACCGGTGACGTGCACGACTACCTCGCCCGAGCTTCCCGAACCGCCCACGCCGTCCGTCGGGACAGCGGACCCACCACCGGATAACGCACCGAAGGTGCCCGTGGGCACCGCTACCGAACTCCCCTGCTGAGCGGTCGCCGACACGAGCACCGCGACCACCGCCGCGGCGATCAGGAGCACCACAGCAGCGCCGACACCGACACGCAGCCGACGCGGCCCGGCAGCAGCGTCCACCTGCCCGGCACCCGCGTCGCCGTCGCCCGGCACGGCGCCAGAGAGGGCTCCGTCTACAGCGGGAGGATCGGCACGGTGTCGCATCCCCTCACGCTAGAAACGACCGCCCCTCCGCGACCGTACGCACCCCGAACCGGTGGAGAACCGGCAAGAGTGCCGGGTTGTGCACGACAATCCAGTGCTCGCGGGGCCGATCAGGACGTCCACGCCCACCAGAACGTGAAGATGCCGATGCACACCGCAGCCACGGAGATGATCGAGCCTGCGACGGCAAACCGCCACCCCGCCGCGATTTCGTCGGTGAGTCCGAAGAGGGAGACAACCCCGCCGATCACACGAAAGATCACGCCGACGGCCCCGATAAGGGGCGCCGGCGCGCCTAGCGTCTTCGAGCGGGACTCTTTCAGCGAGCGAACCCGCAGTTAATTAGGGATCCTGACGAAGATTATTTGGCCTTGCTTCGCTCAGGCAGCGGTGGTCATGCCGTGGAGCAGTGTCGGTGGCTTCTCTGCCGGCCCGCTCCAAAAGACGGGGACATTTCGCATGACGAGCACATGATCGAACCGTGCAGTTCCGGCGGGAAGTGTGTCGAAGAAACTGGACTCAACGCGTATGGCGTGCCCCGGTTCGACTCGCCACGCATTGGTGTCCAGTCGCAACGTTTCTAGCTGCCCGGAACGCGTCGGTGACCAGCCCACGGCATCCTTCCGGAAGAACTCCGACGCGGCGGTTAGGTCGGAGAAGAGCGTGCTGTGAAACTCCTCGGGCTCCACGATGTCGACATCGATGTGGACGTGAAGATCCGCCGCGTCGATTCGCACGCTCACATTCGATCGTGATTCGACGGATTCGACGCGCGCGCGCTCATGCACGCCGGGAAAGATCCTGCCACCGGCGACTCGCGCAAGAAGCGATGCGCTGTGCCTGCGGGGGATGTAGACGCCGGTGCGCGGCCCGTCGGGTCCGTCCCACTCGACGGCGATGCGGTGGGCCGCGTTCTCGCTTCGGTGACCAAATCGT
This region of Leifsonia sp. fls2-241-R2A-40a genomic DNA includes:
- the lepA gene encoding translation elongation factor 4; translation: MSPRALQALEPAATDPAFLRNFCIIAHIDHGKSTLADRMLQITGVVSDRDMRAQYLDRMDIERERGITIKSQAVRMPWASDGQTFALNMIDTPGHVDFTYEVSRSLAACEGAILLVDAAQGIEAQTLANLYLALENDLTIIPVLNKIDLPAADPEKYAEELASLIGGRPEDVLRVSGKTGMGVEALLDRVVAEIPAPVGDAAAPARAMIFDSVYDSYRGVVTYVRMVDGKLRPRERVQMMSTKATHEILEIGVSSPEPTPSKGLGVGEVGYLITGVKDVRQSKVGDTITSAAKPATVALPGYTEPKPMVFSGLYPIDGSDYPELREALDKLKLSDAALVYEPETSVALGFGFRCGFLGLLHLEIITERLAREFDLDLITTAPSVIYEVTTEDKKTVTVTNPSEFPGGKIEKVEEPVVKAAILAPKDYVGVIMELCQSRRGSLLGMEYLGEDRVEIRYTMPLGEIVFDFFDQLKSKTAGYASLDYEPFGEQESDLVKVDILLQGETVDAFSAIVHRDKAYAYGTMMASRLRELIPRQQFEVPIQAAIGARIIARENIRAMRKDVLAKCYGGDITRKRKLLEKQKEGKKRMKMVGRVEVPQEAFIAALSGDTEKKEKK
- a CDS encoding amidohydrolase codes for the protein MTSTSIAIVNGYVVPVSQEPIENGVVLVRDGVIEAVGAASDIDVPEGFTVVDAEGKWVLPGFIESHGHVGIHEEANGPAGDDTNEMTTPNTAAVRAIDAINIDDEGFRDALSGGVTSVVVKPGSGNPIGGQTVAIKTWGGRIIDEQVIREAVSVKSALGENPKRVYGGKNQTPSTRLGVAMVIREAFVAAQNYRAQRDTAELEGKPFDRDLSKETLVRVLDGDLAWDQHTHRHDDIATALRLADEFGYRLVVNHGTEAHKIADVLAERDIPVIFGPMFTSRSKVELRDRAIANLATLAAAGVRVAITTDHPVVPINFLVYQAALAVKDGLPRQTAFEALTMNPAAFLRLDDRVGSLSVGLDGDVVVWSGDPLDVNSRAERVYIGGAEVYRWEDGRGHVVERSERFA
- a CDS encoding NAD-dependent epimerase/dehydratase family protein: MNILLTGATGFIGSYVLPRLLEEGHRVTALVRDTEKAAAVEAAGATALVGDAGDAELVEATARQSDGVIHLASSREVDAVLVPAVLSGLAGSGKPFVHTGGIWTYGSNDDITEDSPAAPPAITAWRTIGEGLVLAASGVRGTVVVPSIVYGHGKGLANVIVDAPVGSGSVPALRLIGDGSQHWATVHVDDLAALYVLALERGDAGSTYIAASGQNPTVRELTEVAAQAAGVTGGVVAESVEETASRFGEGLAEALLLDQQASGLKPRIDLGWEPNAPALLEELLVGSYAPARV
- the rpsT gene encoding 30S ribosomal protein S20, with the protein product MANIKSQIKRNRTNKKSQERNKAVKSELKTAIRATREAVAAGDKVKATAALSFAAKKIDKAASKGVIHKNQAANRKSAIAKQVAAL
- the holA gene encoding DNA polymerase III subunit delta, which translates into the protein MATRGSSRAGAGKTRAVASAIPQVPWSQVRAAPVVLVSGSEGFLADRAIRTLRDALKADDPSLEISDLHAGDYAPGELLTLASPSLFGEPRLIRVEAVEKCNDAFLTDMLAYLESPADGTVVTLRHGGGVRGKKLLDAIRSGTGGGIEVVCAELKKDAEKYEFTQAEFAAAGRKVTPGALRAITSAFSDDLAELAAACQQLLSDSSEQITEATVDKYYGGRVETNAFQVADAAIAGRHGEALVTMRHALASGADPVPMVAAFASKIRTMAKISGARGGSGQLAQQFGLAPWQVDRARRDLSGWTEDGLGRCIELLAETDANVKGGGRDPVFALERMIRVISARGRD
- a CDS encoding ComEA family DNA-binding protein, which encodes MRHRADPPAVDGALSGAVPGDGDAGAGQVDAAAGPRRLRVGVGAAVVLLIAAAVVAVLVSATAQQGSSVAVPTGTFGALSGGGSAVPTDGVGGSGSSGEVVVHVTGAVRTPGLVVLAAGARVVDAVAAAGGFADGADPAALNLARPVSDGEQLVVLRVGEAPAAGAASAGAPAAGGGSGTGGGAAAVNLNTATQAELETLPRIGPALAQRILDWRQANGRFVKPADLLKVSGIGQKLFDGLKDRVVV
- a CDS encoding DUF2071 domain-containing protein, which produces MTIPIPRMAATIERRLLVNFRVDPDAAAAMLPDGVRPQVVDGSAVAGVCLIRLGNFRPAGFPPRFGHRSENAAHRIAVEWDGPDGPRTGVYIPRRHSASLLARVAGGRIFPGVHERARVESVESRSNVSVRIDAADLHVHIDVDIVEPEEFHSTLFSDLTAASEFFRKDAVGWSPTRSGQLETLRLDTNAWRVEPGHAIRVESSFFDTLPAGTARFDHVLVMRNVPVFWSGPAEKPPTLLHGMTTAA